TACTTACAAAAATAGCAAGGTATTTTATGAAATTTGAAAGCCTTTTAAATTTAAAAACACTCATCCGCACCGATAGCTCCGCACTCATCGGACACGGACACATCAGACGAGACCTTGTTTTAGCCACCAAATTTAAAGATATTAGCTTTGCTTGTTTACCCTTAAATGGAAATTTGATAGATGAGATAAAATATCCGGTTTTTACTCTACAAAATGGCGATATAAATGAGCTAATAGATATCATAAATGAGCAAAATTTTGAGCTTGTCATCATAGATCACTACGGTATAGACGCAAAGGATGAAAAGGCGATCAAAGAGCGAACTGACGCATTTTTGATGAGCTTTGATGATAATTATAAAAGGCATTTTTGTGATGCAGTGCTAAATGTAAATTTATACGCCGATACACTACGCTATGCTACGCTAACACCGCCAGATACGCAAATTTATGCAGGGCGTGAGTATCTGCTAGTTAGAGATGAATTTTATGTGGAGCGTGATATAAAGCGAGAGAAAATTTATGACTTTTTCATAGGACTTGGTGGAACTGATGTGCTAAATTTATCTGCTAAAATAGCACAAAATTTATTAGATAAAAACTATAAAATAGCCATTATCACAACATCGGCAAACACTCATTTAAATGAGCTTTTAGATCTTGAAAAACGATATAAAAATTTAAATATCTTCATAAACTCCAACGAGATAGCAAAGCTTATGAATAAAAGTCGTGAGCTTATCATCTCAGCTAGTTCAATGGTAAACGAAGCGATCGTGTTAGGAGCGAAATTTAAAGCGATAAAAACTGCAGATAATCAAAACGAGATCTATCAATGGCTAAAAGATAACAACTATGAAGTGTATGAGAGCGATGAGGTATGTGCGAACTTATAAATTTTACACATCTTAATGATTGCGAAGCAATGATGGTGTGGCAGTGGCGAAACGATGAGCGTGTAGCAAAGTATATGAAAACTAAATTTATAAGCTTTAAAAATCATCTAAATTTTATAAAAAATTTAAAAAACGATACGAGCAAAAGGTATTTTCTACTTAAAAGTGGTGGCATTTATATCGGCGTGGTTGATTTTATCGGCATTAGAAATGATATTTGTGAGTTTGGGATCTATGCAAATCCAAATATTTTTAGTGTTGGTAAAATACTAATGCATACTGTTTTAGCATATGCATTTAAAATTTTAAATGTAAAAATTATCAAAGCTTACGCTTATAACGAAAATCAAAAGGCGATCGCACTTTATAAGCTATTTAAATTTGAGATTACAGAATATGATAGTGAGATAACTAGACTAGAATTAAGGAGAGAAGCTGTGCAAATACTAATGAAAAACTATAAATTTTTAAATAATGATGAAAATAAGCAGATACTAGAAATAAGAAATTTAGAATATATTAGAAACATGAGTTTAAATGATAAAGTTATAGATTTTAACAATCATATAAAATGGATTAAAGATGGTATGGGGGGGGGCAAATAACACTTACCTAGCTGTCTTTGAAAACGATAAAATTTGTGGTGGTATAAATTTGGTTTGCAAAGATAAAGTTTATAGTTGGGGTCTGTTCTTTAAGCCACAAACTAATTCATTTTTAATATCTTCTTGCACTTTTTCATTTTTAAATTTTGCTTTTAAAAATACTAATGAGCTTACGGCTTTAGTAAAAAATAATAATCAAAGTGCACTAAAATTTGATAAAAGTTTTGGCTTTTTAGAGTTTAAAAAAGATGAAAATCTTACATTTTTAAAGCAGAGCATTAAAGAGTGGAATGATCACAAAAACACAAAATTAATGCAAAGAGTTGCTAAAATTTCCCAAGAGTTTGATATAAGAATTTTAATTTAGATTCTTAGTTAATAATCGTAATTTATGCTAAAATGACAAAAATATAATTTTTGAGAAAATTTATGAAAATAGCAAATTTTGACACAGATAAAAAGGTATTTATCATCGCTGAACTCTCGGCAAATCATAGCGGAAGTTTAAAAACTGCAGTTGATACGATAAAAGCAGCAGCACGTGCAGGAGCAGACGCGATCAAGCTCCAGACCTACACGCCCGATAGTCTGACGCTAAACTCGAGAAAAGATGACTTTATGATAAAAGGTGGACTTTGGGATAGAGCAAATTTATATGAGCTTTACGCCAAAGCTCTCACGCCTAGGCAGTGGCACAGTGAGCTTTTTAAAGTTGCTCGTGATGAAGGACTTATCTGTTTTTCTAGTCCGTTTTGTGATGATGACGCCGACTTTTTAGAGCAGTTTGACCCACCTGCGTATAAAGTGGCTAGTTTTGAAGCAAACGATGTGGATTTTATCAAACATATCGCAAAAAAGGGTAAGCCGGTGATAATCTCAACAGGAATAGCTACAAAAGATGAGATAGCTGATTCTATAAATGCGTGTAAAGCGGTGGGTAATGATAAAATTGCACTTTTAAAATGCACCTCAAGCTATCCAGCTCCATTTAGCGAGATGAATCTACGCACGATAGAGACGATGAGACGTGAGTTTGGCGTAACGATTGGCTTTTCAGACCATACGCTTGGTATTGTAGCTCCGGTTGTAGCGGTAAGCCTTGGGGCTAGGATAGTTGAGAAGCACTTTATACTTGATAAGAGCATTAAAAGCGTAGATATGGCATTTTCGCTTGATGAAGCAGAGTTTTCTCAAATGGTTAAAGCTGTTAAAGACACAGAAGCGTTGCTAGGCGAAGCGAGTTTTAAGCTAAGCGAAAAAGCTCTACACAATCGCCGTTTCGCACGTTCGCTATATGCAAGTGCCGATATAAAAATGGGTGAACCCTTCACAAGTGAAAATATCCGTAGTGTGCGACCAGGATATGGGCTACATCCTAAATTTAAAAAAGAGCTACTAGGCAAAATAGCCAAACGAAATATAAAATTTGGCGACAGGATAAGCAAAGATGATATTTAAAATTCAGATCACAAAAAGGAGCTAAGGTGAGTAAAAAAAGTAAAATATCGATAAACGATCTAACTTTAGACGATAAAAGCTTAGAACAAAAAAAGGAAGTCATACCTCAAGGGACTTTAAACCCAATATTTGAAAAAAATATAAAAGCTATCTTTCAACAAGATGAAATTTTAGCCGCAAGGCTTTTTGCACTTGATTCGCAAGATAAATATGAAGTTTTCGTAGGTAAAGATCCAATCGATATAAATATCATAGACAAACAAACTCTAAAATATATTTACGAGCATCCAGCCAAAGACGTACAAGATATGCTTGAAAGCTTAGAAAAAGAGTATAAACGCTATCCGATTATGTATTTTTATGGATTAGGTAACGGTATATTCTACAAGGCTATGTTGGCAAATCAAACTCACCAAAAGATAGTCGTTATAGAGCCAGATATCGATATAATATATATAGTTTTAAATTTATTAGATCTTTCACAAGAGCTTATGAGCGAGAGATTAACACTATTTTACTCCAAATTTGCTACCTATACGCAATTTTTTTATCTAGTGGCAAAGCCTGAATTTACTATCTATGCAAAGCTTTATAATTTGCATATTCACACGCCATTTTACGATCAATTTGATGAGGATTACGCACGAATAAACAAAGATTTTACCAAGGCTATATCGCAAATGGTGGCAGGACATGGTAATAGCATAGATGATAATCTTATAGGAGTGCAAAATCATATAGAAAATTTACCGACTATGATAACAAACTACGCATATGTAGATCTTATTAAAAAACGCCATAAGCTTATGGATACCGCTATCATTGTCTCAACCGGCCCAAGTCTAGACAAACAGCTAGATACTCTTAAAAAATTTGCTCCATATGTGACCGTCATCAGTTTAGATGCGTCCTATCCGATACTATCTAAGCACGGTATAGTGCCTGATTATGTTACATCTATCGAGCGTGTAGAGGCCACATCGAGCTTTTTTAAGAAAAGATACAACAAATTTGATAAAGATATATACTTCATAGTCGCGTCTTTAACACATAAACAAACTATAAAAAATATACTTCCAAGACGTTTGGTATTGACTATGAGACCTCAGCAAAATGAGACAGTGTTTAAGCTAAATAATTACGGATATTTAGGTATCGGACACTCTACAGCAAATCAAGCCTACCAACTTGCATACGTTTTAGGACATAAAAATATCGTGCTTATAGGACAAGATCTGGCTTTCGCTCCTGATGGCTCAAGCCACGCTAAAGGACACGCTTTCGCACAAGATGATGAGTATCTTTATGTCCCAGCTTATGGCGGAGAGGGCGAAGTAAGGACGACTTATATATGGGAAAAATTTAAAAATCAGTTTGAAGCTGACATAGAAAACTCAAAAAGCAAAGATGTCATAACCTACAACTGCACTGAGGGCGGAGCAAGGATAAATGGAGCGACAGAAAAGCCATTTTTAGAGACAATGCAAGAGCTTTGCAAGGATAAAAAGGTTAAAAATTTACCAAATATAAATCAAGTTAAAACACAAATCGCCAATAAAAATTTAATCAAAGCTTATAACTTTATAGCCAAAAAAATTGAAATTCAAGAAAGGGTCAAGAACGAAACAGAAAAAGTCTTTTTGCAGATAGTTAATGATATAGATGATATCATAAAGATGCGTGATGATGGCAAGATAACAGAAAAGCTATTTCCAAGATTGATAAAAATATCAAAAAAGATAGACAACATAAAAAATGTCATAAGCAAAGCACGCTATAAGACATATATCGAAAATATCGTTACTATCTCAGTATTTTTCCAAGAGTTAGAACTAGCTAAAATTTCAGTCGCACCAAGTGATACAAACTTACAAAAGACAAATAAGCTCGTTGAGTGGGTAGAAATTCATAAATACTGGCTATTTTCAGTAGCTGGTGGGCTAAATGCAGAGATACAGATCACACGCCAAGCTGCAAAACCACTCATAAAAGAGCTTAAAAAGCGTGGTATTATGCCTGATATATCACTTGGTAAAAGTAAAGATAATTTTAAACTTTAATAAAAATTTTTATGTATTAAATTTACTAGAGCCACTTTGGTGACTCTAGCTTTATGAGTTTACACTATATGCGTTAAATTCGAAGTATCAAGCTTTGTAGCGACTAGCGACACAAAGCAAGAAAAGACGCTAAGCTAAAAGTAGCAAAGCGTCAATACTAAAGTTTAAACTTTACGAGATTACTACTGCAACAATCTCATTACGTTTTGTTGAACAGCGTTAGCTTGGCTCATAGCATAGCTTCCTGACTGAGCTAGGATGTTATACTTAGAGAAGTTTGCTGACTCAGAAGCAAAGTCCACATCGCGGATCTGACTCTCAGCTGATTTAACATTTACTTGAGTTACTGTTATGTTATTGACAGTAGATATAAGTTGATTTTGAACAGAACCTAGGTCTGAGCGGATAAGGTCAAGAGTCTTTTGAGCTGACTCAGCTATATCCATAACAGCCATCGCACCGCGTAGTGTCATAACACCAGCAGCTTGATTAGATGATATATTGCCACTCATTCTTGAAAAGCCCATAGCTGTAGCTAGATTTTTATCTATCTGACCGCGGATATCGCGTAGAGATACTGACTGCTGTGCACCACCTTTATCGCTAAATGCTACTGATAGTTTTGGTCCGTTTCCGCCTTTCATCTTTATATCACGACCATCTAGTCTAACAAGATTAAGTCTTCCGATAAATCCTTTAGTCAAAGCCGTACCATTTGCATCTTTACCTTTGCCACCAAGACCTTTAGATATATCAGTACCTTTAGCTTCTATAGCACGTCCTGAACGGCTTGTTAAGACCATTCTGCCCTCTG
This portion of the Campylobacter anatolicus genome encodes:
- the pseH gene encoding UDP-4-amino-4,6-dideoxy-N-acetyl-beta-L-altrosamine N-acetyltransferase encodes the protein MCELINFTHLNDCEAMMVWQWRNDERVAKYMKTKFISFKNHLNFIKNLKNDTSKRYFLLKSGGIYIGVVDFIGIRNDICEFGIYANPNIFSVGKILMHTVLAYAFKILNVKIIKAYAYNENQKAIALYKLFKFEITEYDSEITRLELRREAVQILMKNYKFLNNDENKQILEIRNLEYIRNMSLNDKVIDFNNHIKWIKDGMGGGK
- a CDS encoding motility associated factor glycosyltransferase family protein codes for the protein MSKKSKISINDLTLDDKSLEQKKEVIPQGTLNPIFEKNIKAIFQQDEILAARLFALDSQDKYEVFVGKDPIDINIIDKQTLKYIYEHPAKDVQDMLESLEKEYKRYPIMYFYGLGNGIFYKAMLANQTHQKIVVIEPDIDIIYIVLNLLDLSQELMSERLTLFYSKFATYTQFFYLVAKPEFTIYAKLYNLHIHTPFYDQFDEDYARINKDFTKAISQMVAGHGNSIDDNLIGVQNHIENLPTMITNYAYVDLIKKRHKLMDTAIIVSTGPSLDKQLDTLKKFAPYVTVISLDASYPILSKHGIVPDYVTSIERVEATSSFFKKRYNKFDKDIYFIVASLTHKQTIKNILPRRLVLTMRPQQNETVFKLNNYGYLGIGHSTANQAYQLAYVLGHKNIVLIGQDLAFAPDGSSHAKGHAFAQDDEYLYVPAYGGEGEVRTTYIWEKFKNQFEADIENSKSKDVITYNCTEGGARINGATEKPFLETMQELCKDKKVKNLPNINQVKTQIANKNLIKAYNFIAKKIEIQERVKNETEKVFLQIVNDIDDIIKMRDDGKITEKLFPRLIKISKKIDNIKNVISKARYKTYIENIVTISVFFQELELAKISVAPSDTNLQKTNKLVEWVEIHKYWLFSVAGGLNAEIQITRQAAKPLIKELKKRGIMPDISLGKSKDNFKL
- the pseG gene encoding UDP-2,4-diacetamido-2,4,6-trideoxy-beta-L-altropyranose hydrolase, encoding MKFESLLNLKTLIRTDSSALIGHGHIRRDLVLATKFKDISFACLPLNGNLIDEIKYPVFTLQNGDINELIDIINEQNFELVIIDHYGIDAKDEKAIKERTDAFLMSFDDNYKRHFCDAVLNVNLYADTLRYATLTPPDTQIYAGREYLLVRDEFYVERDIKREKIYDFFIGLGGTDVLNLSAKIAQNLLDKNYKIAIITTSANTHLNELLDLEKRYKNLNIFINSNEIAKLMNKSRELIISASSMVNEAIVLGAKFKAIKTADNQNEIYQWLKDNNYEVYESDEVCANL
- the pseI gene encoding pseudaminic acid synthase yields the protein MKIANFDTDKKVFIIAELSANHSGSLKTAVDTIKAAARAGADAIKLQTYTPDSLTLNSRKDDFMIKGGLWDRANLYELYAKALTPRQWHSELFKVARDEGLICFSSPFCDDDADFLEQFDPPAYKVASFEANDVDFIKHIAKKGKPVIISTGIATKDEIADSINACKAVGNDKIALLKCTSSYPAPFSEMNLRTIETMRREFGVTIGFSDHTLGIVAPVVAVSLGARIVEKHFILDKSIKSVDMAFSLDEAEFSQMVKAVKDTEALLGEASFKLSEKALHNRRFARSLYASADIKMGEPFTSENIRSVRPGYGLHPKFKKELLGKIAKRNIKFGDRISKDDI